A region of the Pseudonocardia cypriaca genome:
CGGTTGTTCGTGGTGGGGCCGGCGTCACCGCCGTGGAGCTCCTTCTCGACGGTGCCGTAGCGCAGCACCGCACCCCAGCCGCCGGGGCCGGGGTTCCCACTGCACGCCCCGTCGGTGTAGATCTCGACGACGCGCTCCGGCACCGGGCCACAGTAGCGATCGCGGCTACCGGTCCCGGAACAGGCGCGCCAGCGCCGCCTCCAGGTCGGGGAGGCCGGACGTGTCGATCAGGAACGTCTCCTCGAGCTCCTCGCGGATCTCCGCGGGCGACTCGAGGCTGCGACGCTCGGTGGGGCCGTCGAGGTGGTGCACCGCGAGGCTGGTGCTGCTCAACGCGTAGCGGCGGTCGGGATCGGGGCGGGCGACCATGATCCCGCTCAGGAAATGCGAGCGCGGGTGGTGGCAGAGGTACCAGTTGGACACCTCGTAGTCGGCGACGAGCTGCTCGGTGAGGTCGAACCAGTACAGCGGCCGCCACTCACCACCCACCCGCGCCTGCACGACGTACCCCGACCGCTCGGCCGGGAGCAGCCGGAACGTCTCGTGCGGGGTGGCCTGCTCGACCTCCGGTTTCAGCGCGAGCACACCGGTGAGCGTGAGCCCGCCGAAGCCGACGTCGACGAGGTGCGGCCCCTCCGGCAGGTCGACGCGCAGCAGCATGTGGCTGCGCGGGCTCGGCGGCGCCTCGGCCGGGCGGCTCCACAGCACGCGCGCGGCGAGGCTGGTGGTGCGGTAGCCGACGGCGTCGAGGGCACCGCGCAGCAGCAGGTTCTGCTCGAAGCACCACCCGCCGCGGCCGCCGCGCACGAGCTTCGCGCTGAGCGCGTCCGGGTCGAGGGCCACCTCGCGCCCCGTGAACGCGTCGAGGTTCTCGAACGCGATCGACCGGGCGTGGCCTGCGACGATGCGCCGCAGCGACGGGAGGTCCGGGCCGGTGACGCTGGCAACGCCGATCCGGTCGAGGTACGCGGCGAGGCCGGTGTCGGTCGCGGCAGCGGTGCTCATGCGCCCATCCTCCCGGACGCGGCACCCGCGTCGCGCAGTTTCGTGAACAGGTCGCCGAGGATCGCGTCCCGGTCGAGCTGCCGCATCTCCCGGATCAGGTGCCGCCGCGGGTCGTGGCTCCAGGTCCCCTCGGAGGTGAGCACGGGGCTGTGCACCCCGTTCCGCCGGAACTCGGTGGGCGGGCCGGGGTCTCGGCCGCGATCATGGGCGGGTGCGAGCGCCGACACTGACCGATGGGGTGGTGACCCTGCGGGCCCACACCGCCGCCGACGTGGACGGCCTGCTGGCGTTCGCCCGGGATCCGGAGACCGCCCGCTGGACGCGCGTCCCGCAGCCCTACGGCCCGGCCGACGCGCGGCGGTGGATCGAGGAGACGGTTCCCGCGGGGTGGCGCGACGGCACCGCGGCACGCTGGGTGGTGGAGGCGGACGGACGGTTCGCCGGCAGCGTGGAAGTCCACCGTGGCACGCCACCGTTCGTCGGTTTCGGGCTCGTCCCGGCGGCGCGCGGGCGCGGTCTCATGTCGATGGCGCTGCGGCTGGTGGCCCGCTGGGCGTTCGAGCAGGCCGGGCTGCCGGTGCTGCACTGGTGGGCGCACGCAGGCAACCTCGCGTCGTGGCGGGTGGCGCACGCCTGCGGCTTCACGTTCGAGGGCACCCGGCGTATGGCCCTGCCCCGCCGCGACGGCCTGGTCGACGGCTGGTTCGCCTCCCTCACCCCGGACGAGGACATGACGCCCCGCACCACCTGGTGGCCGGTGCACGAGCTCGTGGGCGAGCGGGTGCGGCTGCGCCCGCACACCGATGCGGACGTGCCGCGCATCGTCGAGGCGTGCACGGACCCGCGTACCCGGCACTGGCTGGCCACCCTGCCGCACCCGTACACCGAGGCCACCGCGCGCGACTTCGTGCTCGGCTGCCGGCTCGGCGAGTCGCTCGGGCAGAAGGTCACGTGGGCGGTCGCCGACCCCGCCGACGACCGGCTGCTCGCCAACATCTCCATCTTCCGGCTCGACGACCCGATGAACCCCACCGGCGGGGAGATCGGCTACTGGGCCCACCCGGACGCGCGCGGGC
Encoded here:
- a CDS encoding arylamine N-acetyltransferase family protein, with protein sequence MSTAAATDTGLAAYLDRIGVASVTGPDLPSLRRIVAGHARSIAFENLDAFTGREVALDPDALSAKLVRGGRGGWCFEQNLLLRGALDAVGYRTTSLAARVLWSRPAEAPPSPRSHMLLRVDLPEGPHLVDVGFGGLTLTGVLALKPEVEQATPHETFRLLPAERSGYVVQARVGGEWRPLYWFDLTEQLVADYEVSNWYLCHHPRSHFLSGIMVARPDPDRRYALSSTSLAVHHLDGPTERRSLESPAEIREELEETFLIDTSGLPDLEAALARLFRDR
- a CDS encoding GNAT family N-acetyltransferase encodes the protein MRAPTLTDGVVTLRAHTAADVDGLLAFARDPETARWTRVPQPYGPADARRWIEETVPAGWRDGTAARWVVEADGRFAGSVEVHRGTPPFVGFGLVPAARGRGLMSMALRLVARWAFEQAGLPVLHWWAHAGNLASWRVAHACGFTFEGTRRMALPRRDGLVDGWFASLTPDEDMTPRTTWWPVHELVGERVRLRPHTDADVPRIVEACTDPRTRHWLATLPHPYTEATARDFVLGCRLGESLGQKVTWAVADPADDRLLANISIFRLDDPMNPTGGEIGYWAHPDARGRGVVGEAVDLVVAHAFTPADEGGLGRNRLQIGASRDNRASRRVAEQAGFALVGEVHQDGVVGVGADRTLDDGVWYELLAPRTS